The genomic segment CCGTCACACATCACTGGAGTTCCACAAAGGAAACCCAGAATATGAAGAAATAGAGAATGATGAAGATGAAGAGAATGACGAGAACTTGTTAGTTTATCTCTTTGCTCTCCTTGTATTTATCTTTGTATTCACCATTGACTGGTGTTGGAGTAACATTGCTAAAAAGCTCACTGGTGTTTCTCCCAGCCAGACCAGCCATAAGAGGCATCTAGAAGAGAGGCCCTTGGTTGGTCAAGGCTTACTTGGAGAAGAGGAACTGCAACAACATCTTCCACAAAAAAATCTGAGGATATTTATTGCCACCTGgaatatgaatgaaaaaaaggATCTTCCAGAGAGACTGGATGATTTCCTATTTCCATTGGGCGCCGAGTCTGCACAAGACCTGTATGTAATCGGAGTGCAAGAAGGCTGCCCCAACAGGCAAGAATGGCAAAACCGTCTGCAGCTGACACTGGGGCATCGTTATGTCTTGCTCCACTCAGCAGCTCACGGTGTCCTGTACCTGTCTCTGTTTATCAGGCGAGATCTCGTGTGGTTCTGCTCTGAGGTTGAATGTGCAACCGTCACTACGAGATTCTTCCCACTGATTAAGACCAAAGGGGCTGTGGCTGCTTCATTTACATTCTTTGGAACCTCATTCCTTTTTATCAATGCCCACTTTGCGGCAGGAGATTCCAAAGTAAAGCAAAGAATCcagaattatgagaaaataatcAAAGACCTGCAGCTcccaaaaaatgttcctgacacAAACCCCGTTTACTCTGATCCCGACGATGCGACGAGCCGGTTTGACGAAGTCTTCTGGTTTGGGGACTTCAATTTCCGCTTGAGCAAGAGTCGGAGTGAAGTTGATTCCATCCTAGAGAACCTTCCAGAGAATGACATGAGTTCCCTCCTGCAGTACGATCAGCTGTCAGAAGAGGTGACTAAAGGTTCTATATTCAAAGGATTTAAGGAAGGCGAAATCCATTTCCGCCCCACATATAGATTTAATATCGGATCCGATGACTATGACACCAGTAAGAAACAGAGGACGCCTTCCTACACTGATCGAGTGATGTACAAGAGCCGGAATCAGGATGATATCCATGTTCTGAAATATGGCTCTTGTTCACTTATGAGACAATCGGACCACAAACCTGTTTTTGGGCTATTTGAAGTATTGATAAAACCAGGGTCCAATAACATTCCTTAGACTGTTTGAAAGAAAACTTTATTTAATGGGACTAAAGAAAAACTGACATTAAAGACAAGAAATGAGAAAACCGAAAACCAACAGTCTATTGGcatggggagggtgggagggccaATGACTTGGTTTTCTTTGCCTTTGAATAAAACATGCAATTGAAGCACTTGTACATTTTGTGAATATCGCCAGTGCTGGCATTTTAGACCAATTCCTATAGCCAGCATGGGAGGGATGGCAAGGGGGCGATTTCACAAAATGAACACTCTGGGCAAAACAAGCCAAATGATAAAGTTGCTACAACCAACTTCCATATACTTATAGCACACAACCCCACCATGTTGGACTTATGCCTTTAAACCAGGGATAGTGGACATGAAGATCTCTCCCACAAAAAAGCTACAGGGAGAGAGGAACAGCCAGTGAGCCAACACTTTGCTCACAAAAGTTCCAGACGAATGTGATGGaagcgtatatatatataaagagaaaaaagtaaattagTGTAATACGTTCAATACAcaaccagtgtgcaaagtgacaAAACAATCAAGTGAAACAAGCGTGTGCCTCCACCAAATGTGGTAAAAATGCACCAGATAGCATTAATATTGTGCCAAATAAAGAAGGAATGATGTATATTGATTGGAGAATCAGCCCGATCCATTTCAGTACCTCAGAGGTTAAAAATCAGGAAAGAGCAAAGAATAGCATAACAACATTTATTAAACAACTTGCCCCTGCACAATACAGGCTACTCACAGTATGTAGAGATAAAACAATCAAATAAAATGGTTCAACGTGTTTCACGTGTGGCCGACACGCTTCCTCAGGAACAAATGACAAAATCTGTATCTAGGCGCTCCAACTTGTAGTAACAGACAAACTAGTGACGCCAGCACTTCCGCTAGAAAACACGGAAGTGACGCGAGCGCTTGTGTATTACAGCCCCAACTGACCGAGGGACATGTTTTTGATAATGTAACTGTTACGAGTGCTGGGAGACTGGCGCGCGCTCTTACCTCTAGTCCCCAGGCTCGTCCTCTTCTTCGCGTGTTGGCGCACATTCTGGCGTTAAAACTCCATGCCTGCCTTTTGACCATTGCCTGACTCGTtgcctctgcctgatcccttttGTACTGCATTTTTATATCAACCTTGGCAGTGTTTAGAATCCCTGTCTTCcctgcagcagaaagtccggggccccaaaagggcgtcggtgaaaaccgggggttgccagggctcttctatttcacctaTAAGGTTGGTACTAGCAGTCTATGGGCTTCCTCATACTACAGACCATAACAGTAACACTTGCACAGAATAAATGACTTATAAAAGAAGAAGCCCAaaaacaacacatatatatatagaacaacaGAACCTGACCCTGACTAGAGCCTATAAGACCCACAAGGAAACTTTTATGGGTGTTTGGAGGATTCACAACATTATAACATGGCACTCTATAGCCCGTGCACTGCCTGGACCAGAACGAAGGGAAGATGGTGTGAGGATACTTACCGCTCATGTCCCTCGTTGTGCTCCCATCCTGCAGCTGTGATGCCTCACTCCAACATAGCACCAAAATTCTAAACACTTAAAGCAGTTTGCAGGTTGGAACAGTGCCTGGTTATCCTGGTTAATCCTGAAGCCTATCCGTGGTATATTGCTGTTCCTTGTTAAcagcagcaggataaatacaaggccaattccatgtactgtataataccccggaacacacggcaggataaatgcagtgtcaatgccatttataataccccaggacaTGCAGCCAGATCAttactttgtaaataaaataaaaaaacatgtttttgtaaaaATATGCATCGATACTAAATTATTAGGGAATGTGCATTGGTCACTTGGCCAGATTGCATTTCCATTGTAGTTATATAGTTTACTTGGCCTTGgagtgctccccaacccctttttgAGTAGTTTTATACTTTAGCAGagtaattctgcaggaagaatggacaaacttccatgtggttgtagcaccctCACACCCATCTTTAAAATTGGTggccttatgcctttaaaaatgggtgttggtctcaCCAATCTCTCTGCTATAAGCTAATGGTGGGGGAGGGCTTAGCCCTGTGAATAAAACCAGTGCCCTGGTCAGGAGATataaccagaggtaaatagttagaaccaccatatggggtttaccttgacgtggtatggtggctagGTAATGAGACAAGGGGGCTGTCAAGTTGATCCTGAGACACAATTGTTGCAGGACCTGACTTCTAACAGTAGAGGCGATCACACATGCATCTGCTGTTAGAGCTTCCTGCTCCTGCCTGCTAGACTCTGCAATCCTGGGACCCTCAGTGCAGCCAAGGACCCCCCTGCTCCTTCTTttgcttttgtacatatttatacacttacgtacacatatacacacattcacacactttttagaagtgtacacacatgcatacacaaacacacacatatactttttcttttttgctttttaagttctatatcttatcattttgtcttttgtttttccacTAAAACCTATTTATTtcacagcatgactattggatcaggtattctgaccgCTAACCATGCTGTCAAATCAGTTATCAGAATAAGTTATCAGTAATCAGAATTTGTCAGAGTGtaaactttccaaaaatatatggttttcaaggGGTCGCTGTACAGTAATGGGGTCTTACGACACATAATACGCAAGGGGTCttgtttgcaaaagctgagtttgcTGCCAAGAAAATTTGTATGTGCTATTTATCATTTGGAGTCCATACATGTCTCATACTTCAGTAAATCTATGCAttttgggcataaaactgtttagtagacctctggcgttcatatttagggtgatgtgtcattgtatgtaagaaattctgtaaaataaatgcggcaaattgcaacatttgaagccaattttcagaaaagtcaaaAACTAAAACTATAGTGCCATGTTCGCCAgtgtcaaaaaaacaaacaaacaaaaaaaacaaatacaaaaattttgtagaaatgatacctatattgtatcaatacaggtatcgaaccccttatccggaaacccattatccagaaagtaatcagatttttaaaattgatttcctttttctctgtaataataaaacagtacctgtacttgatcccaactaagatataattaatccttattgggggcagaacagccctattgggtttatttaatggttaaattattcccttttctctgtaataataaaacagtacctgtacttgatcccaactaagatataattac from the Xenopus tropicalis strain Nigerian chromosome 5, UCB_Xtro_10.0, whole genome shotgun sequence genome contains:
- the LOC101735025 gene encoding phosphatidylinositol polyphosphate 5-phosphatase type IV-like, producing the protein MNEKKDLPERLDDFLFPLGAESAQDLYVIGVQEGCPNRQEWQNRLQLTLGHRYVLLHSAAHGVLYLSLFIRRDLVWFCSEVECATVTTRFFPLIKTKGAVAASFTFFGTSFLFINAHFAAGDSKVKQRIQNYEKIIKDLQLPKNVPDTNPVYSDPDDATSRFDEVFWFGDFNFRLSKSRSEVDSILENLPENDMSSLLQYDQLSEEVTKGSIFKGFKEGEIHFRPTYRFNIGSDDYDTSKKQRTPSYTDRVMYKSRNQDDIHVLKYGSCSLMRQSDHKPVFGLFEVLIKPGSNNIP